The Diaminobutyricimonas aerilata nucleotide sequence GTCGCGGTCGACGCCGAGCGGGCCTCCGGCTTCCGGTATTCGCAGCGCGCCTATCTCATCCAGATCTACCGCCGCGGCGCCGGCGTGTTCCTCTTCGATCCGCCCGCGATCGGACGGTTCGACGAACTCGCGGAGGTCATCCGCGACGAGGAGTGGGTGCTGCACGCCGCGAGCCAGGACCTCGCGTGTCTGCGCGAGGTGGGGCTCGAACCCACCCGCCTCTTCGACACCGAACTCGGTGCCCGGCTCGCCGGACTGCCGCGGGTGGGTCTCGGCACCGTCGTCGAGGACCTGCTCGGCATCCATCTCGCGAAGGAGCACTCCGCGGCGGACTGGTCGACGCGCCCGCTCCCGCAATCGTGGCTCGTGTACGCGGCGCTCGACGTCGAGCTGCTCGTGGATCTGCGCGATCGGATGGCGGAGCTGCTCGCCTCGTCCGACAAGACCGACATCGCCGAGCAGGAGTTCCACGCGGTGCTCACGCGGGAGACGAAGCCCGCCCGCACCGACCCGTGGCGCCGGCTCTCCGGACTGCACGCGGTGCGCGGCTCCCGCGGTCTCGCCGTCGCCCGCGAGCTCTGGAACGCCCGCGACGAGTACGCCCGCGAGGTCGACACGGCACCCGGCCGGCTGCTCCCCGACGCCTCGATCACCGCGGTCGCGCGCACGCTCCCCCGCACCAAGCGCGACCTCGCGAGCCTCAAGGAGTTCACCGGACGCGCGAGCCGCAGCCAGCTCGATCGCTGGTGGGAGGCCGTCGAACGCGGACTCACCACCGAGGACCTGCCGAAGCAACGGGTCCCCGGCGACACCCTCCCGCCGCCGCGCGCGTGGGCCGACCGCAACCCGGAGGCCGACCGCCGGCTCAAGGCAGCCCGGTCGCTCGTCGCCGGACTGGCGGAGCAACGGGAGCTGCCCGTCGAGAACCTGCTCACCCCCGAGGCGCTCCGCCGCGTCGCCTGGACTCCCCCGATGCCGCTCGAGCTCGAGAGCCTCCGGGCGGCCCTCGCCGAGCACGGCGCGCGCCCGTGGCAGATTGACGCAACCGCACAGACGATCCTCGATGCCTTTGTAGAGGCAGACCAAACGCCGTCGAGCGACGACGAGCCGGCTTCGTAGGAACAAGCAAACGATTCGAGGGGCTCGGGCAGCCTTCCTAGGATCGTGCCGACTACTCGATAGGAGGCATCGTGGCCGCGAATACCGAGGTCGTCTTCGTAGACGGCGTCCGGACCCCGTTCGGCAGAGCGGGTGAGAAGGGCATGTACTGGAACACCCGCGCCGACGATCTCATCGTCAAGGCGATGATCGGACTGCTGGAACGCAATCCGAACGTTCCCAAGGACCGCATCGACGACGTCGCGATCGCCGCCACCACCCAGCAGGGCGACCAGGGGCTGACCCTCGGCCGCACGGCCGCGATCCTCGCCGGTCTGCCGAAGACCGTGCCCGGCTACGCGATCGACCGGATGTGCGCCGGCGCCATGACGAGCGTCACGACGGTCGCCGGCGCGATCGCCTTCGGCGCCTACGACCTCGCGATCGCCGGCGGCGTCGAGCACATGGGACGCCACCCGATGGGGTTCGGTGCCGACCCGAACCCGCGGTTCCTCTCGGAGCGCCTCGTGAGCGAGGACGCCCTCAACATGGGCAAGACCGCCGAGCGCATCCACGACCGTTTCCCTCACCTCACCAAGGAACGCTCCGACCGCTTCGCCATGAACAGCCAGCGCAAGGTCGCGGCGGCCTACGAGGCCAACCGCATCCAGCCGGACCTCGTGCCCGTCGCGATCCGCAGCGACGAGGGGTGGGGTCTTGCGACGCGCGACGAACTCATGCGACCCGAGACCACGATGGAGGGCCTCGCCGGGCTGCGTACGCCGTTCCGGCCGCACGGCCGCGTCACGGCGGGCAACTCGTCCGGACTCACCGACGGGGCGACCGTCTCGCTCATCGCGAGCGCCGACGCCGCGAAGGAGCTCGGCCTCACCGTCAAGATGAAGATGGTGAGCTTCGCGTTCTCCGGCGTCGACCCGGAGATCATGGGCATCGGCCCGGTGCCCTCGACCGAGAAGGCGCTGCGCAAGGCGGGGCTCACGATCGACGACATCGGATTGTTCGACCTCAATGAGGCGTTCGCCGTGCAAGTGCTCGCTCTTCTCGACCACTTCGGCATCGACGACGACGATCCTCGCGTGAACCCGTGGGGCGGCGCGATCGCCCTCGGTCATCCGCTCGCCTCGTCGGGTGTCCGGCTCATGATCCAGCTGGCGCGTCAGTTCGAGGAACACCCCGAGGTGCGCTACGGACTCACCGCGATGTGCGTCGGCCTCGGCCAGGGCGGATCGGTCATCTGGGAGAACCCGCACTACACCGGGAAGAGGAAGAAGTGACCGACACCACGACGCGGTTCGACCGTCTGGCGGAGCTCTCGACCGACGAGGTCGTCACCCACTCCTTCGTGCGCGACGTGCCCCTGCGGAGCGGTCGCACCCTCGCCCTCGTGACCCTCGACAACGGGCGCGACCACACCCGTCCGAACACCCTCGGCCCGGCATCGCTGCTCGAGTTCGCGAGCGTGATGGACGCCCTCACCGAGCGGGCACGCGCGGGCGAGATCCACGGGGTCGCGGTGACGGGCAAACCGTTCATCCTCGCCGCCGGTGCCGATCTGTCGAAGGTCAGCGAGATCCCGGATCGCGAGACCGGCAAGCAGATGGCGCAACTCGGACACTGGGCACTCGGCAAGCTGAGCGAGCTCGGCGTGCCGTCGTTCGTGTTCATCAACGGGCTCGCGCTCGGCGGCGGCGTCGAGATCGGGTTGAACGCGGACTACCGCACGATCGACCGCAGCATCCCCGCCCTCGCGCTGCCCGAGGTCTTCCTCGGCATCATCCCCGGCTGGGGCGGAGCGTGGCTGCTGCCGAACCTCATCGGCATCGAGAACGCGCTCAAGGTCATCATCGAGAACCCGCTCAAGCAGAACCGCACCCTCAAGGGGCAGGAGGCGTTCGAGCTCGGCATCGCCGACGCGATCTTCGAACCGGCGAACTTCCTCGAGGACTCGCTCAAGTGGGCGGACGGCGTCATCGGCGGACAGATCACCGTGAAGCGCCCCCACCAGCCCGGCAAGCTCGAGCGGGCGATCAAGTGGGACGCGGCGATCGGCATCGCCCGCAAGACGCTGCAGAGCCGCATCGGCGAGGTCGCCGAGTCGCCCTACCGGGCGCTCGAGCTCATCAAGGCGGCCAAGAACACCGACAAGGCGACCGGGTTCGCGGCCGAGGACGACGCCCTCGCCGACCTCATCTCCGGCGACCAGTTCCGCGCGAGCATCTACGCGTTCAACCTCGTGCAGAAGCGCGCGAAGAAACCGGCGGGAGCCCCCGACAAGGCGCTCGCCCGACCGGTGACCAAGGTCGGCGTGCTCGGCGCCGGTCTCATGGCGAGCCAGTTCGCGCTGCTCTTCGTGCGCCGCCTGCAGGTGCCGGTCGTCATCACCGACCTCGACCAGGCGCGGGTCGACAAGGGCCTCGAGTACATCCGCGGCGAGATCGACGCGCTGCTGCAGAAGGGGCGCATCTCCCCCGACGACGCGAACCGGCTGAACGCCCTCGTCACCGGCACGACCGACAAGGCCGACTTCGCCGACTGCGACTGGGTCATCGAGGCCGTGTTCGAGGAGCTCGAGGTCAAGCAGCAGGTGTTCGCCGAGGTGGAGCAGCACATCTCCCCCGACGCGATCCTCGCGACGAACACCTCCTCGCTCTCTGTCGAGCGGATCGGCGCGAAGCTCGCCCACCCCGAGCGCGTGGTCGGCTTCCACTTCTTCAACCCGGTCGCGGTCATGCCGCTCATCGAGGTCGTGCGTACGCCGGCGACCACCGACGAGACGCTCGCGACCGCCATGGCCGTCGCCGCGAAGCTGAAGAAGAACGCCGTACTCGTGAAGGACGCCCCCGGCTTCGTCGTCAACCGCATCCTCGCCAAGCTCCTCGGCGAGGCGATGCACGCCGTCGACTCCGGCACGCCGTTCAAGGTCGTCGACGAGTCCATCACCCCGTTCGGACTTCCGATGGCGCCGTTCGAACTGCTCGAACTCGTCGGGCTCAAGGTGGGGGCCCACGTGCTCGACACGCACCACGCCGCGTTCCCGGATCGGTTCTTCGCGAGCGAGAACCTGCACCGCCTCGCCGAGCACGGGCGGATCTTCGAACGCGACGCCAAGGGCAAGATCAAGGGCTACGACAAGCAGGCCGAGCGGATCGTCGCGGGGGGCACCGCCCCGCTCACCGGCGAGCAGCTGCTGCGGCGCATCGAGGACGGTCTCGCCGACGAGGTCAAGCGGATGCTCGACGACGGGGTCGTCTCGGCACCCGAGGACATCGACCTCTGCCTCATCCTCGGAGCGGGCTACCCGTTCCAGATGGGCGGGGTGACCCCGTACCTCGATCGCGTCGGTGCGTCGCAGCGGGTGTTCGGCGACACGTTCCACCACCCGCCGATCCGCGGAGTGCGCTGACCGTACCCGTGATGGGCCGGATGCCTTAGTCGGGCATCCGGCCCATCCACACGAATAGGGAATTCGCCCGATGTCCGGGGTGCACCTCAGCGAGGACCCTGAACGGTATGGACATCACCGAGTATTCGCATTCCCTGCTGAGCGCGGCGCTCGACCGCGAGGCCACCGTCGCCGCCGAGGCCGCTCGAGTCGCGCGCGAACGTCGTGAGGCGCGCGCGCGTGAGCGGTCGCCGCGCCGCATCGCCCTCCGCGCCCGACCCGCCGGTGGAGCCGACTGCTGACAGCCCGCCCGTCCCGTTCCCGGCTGGTCGACGCAGCGCGGGCGACGGGGCGCACACATGTCGGCCGCCGGTGGCAGCATGAGAGTGTGGGATCCTCAACCGGGCAGGCGCGGATGGTGGGTCGCGACGCCGAATGGGCGACGCTCCGCCGTCTCGCGGACGAGAGCGCCCGCGGCAGCGCCCGCCTCGCCGTGATCGGCGGCGAGGCTGGCATCGGCAAGTCGCGCCTCGTCGAGGAGTTCACCGCGGCCCTCCCCTCCGGAACACTCGTGCTCCGCGGACAGTGCGCCGGCGCCGTGAGCGTGCCGTACGCGCCGTTCGCGCGCGTCGTGCGCGGACTCGTCGCCGAACTCGGACTCGACACCGTCCTCGACGCGGCCGGAGCGAACCGCCCGACGCTCGAGACCCTTCTCGACGGCGGCACCCCGCAAGGCACCCTCGATGAGCGACTCGGGGTCGATCGGCTGAACGGGGCCGTCACGAACCTCTTCGAGCACCTCTCCGCCGACCGGTCGCTCGTCGTCGTCATCGAAGACGTGCACTGGGCCGATCCGGCGTCGCTCGAGCTCATCCGGTTCCTCGCCCGGGTGCTCGTCGACGGTGCCGTGCTCTTCGTGCTGACCTATCGCAGCGATGACGTCCCGCGCGGACATCCGCTGCGCCCGCTGCTCGCGGATCTCGACCGCAACCGTCGCGCGGAACGTGTCCTGCTGCCACGCCTCACCGCCGCACAGGTGCGAGCGCAGGCGTACAGCCTGCTGGGCGCGGTCCCGACCGGCGATCACGTGCGACGCCTGGTGGAACGCAGCGAGGGGGTGCCGTTCTTCGTCGAGGAGCTCGTCGCCACCGGGCGCGCGCTCGACCGTGGCCAGGTGCCCGAATCGTTGCGCGACGTGCTGCTCGCCCGATACGAAGCGCTGGACGACTCGGCCCAGCGGGTCGTCCGGGTGCTCGCCGCCGGTGGCGGGCGGGTCGACCACGACCTGCTCGCGATCGTGAGCGGCGAGGCTCCGGACCGGCTCGAACGGGCGCTGCGCGACGCGATCGACGCGGGCGTCATCGTCGTCGATGGCCACGGCTACGACTTCCGGCATGCGCTCGTGCGAGACGCGGTGCACGCCGAGCTGCTCCCCGGGGAGAGCGTGCGGTTCCACACCGCCTACGCGCACGCGCTCGAGACGGGCGGCTCCGACTCCTCGACGCGGGTGACGCGGTCGGTGCTGCTGTCGTTCCACTGGAGCCAGGCGCACGACAGTGAACGCACCTTCAGCGCCTCGATCGAGGCGATGCAGGCCAGCCACGCCGCCTTCGCGTACGCGAGCGCCGCCCAGATGGCCGAGCGCGCGCTCGAGCTGTGGGACCGCGTCGACGATCCCGTTGCCTCGTCGGGGATGAGTCACGTCGATCTGCTCGCGCGGGCCGCCGCGTTGTGGCGCAACGCCGGCGACATCCCGCGGGCCATCGCGATCCTCGACTCCGCTCTCGCCGAGGTCGGCGACAGCGACCGGGCGCGCGCGGCGGCCCTTCTGCGCGACAAGGCCGCCGCGCTCGGATTCGACGGGCGCCCCTCGGCGATCGAGGTCTACGAACAGGCACTCGCCCATGCCCTCCAGGTGGACGACGCGACGCTGCGGGTGAGCATCCTCGCCCCACTCGCCGCGCAGTACATGGTGACCGGCCGTATCGACGAGGCGGTCGCCGCCGCCGACCGAGCGCTCGAGGAGGCGCCGCCGGGAGCCGCCCGGCACGCCTCCGTCGCGGCGAACGTGCGGGGCAGCACGCGCCTGCAGAACGGACGCATCGCCGAGGGCGAGGCCGACCTCGAGCTCGCCAAGCGGCTCGCCGGCGAGGAACGCGGACCGCTGCTGCGCTACTACGTCAACGCCTCGGACGCGATGCAGCTGCTCGGACGGTTCGAGCGGGCGCTCGACATCGCGAGCGAGGGGTACGAGATGGCCCGCCGGGTGGGCGTCGAACGGACGACCGGGGCGGTGCTTGCCGTCAACTCGATCGACCCGTTGTTCAGCCTCGGCGACTGGGACCGGGCGGACCGTCTGATCGAGACGGCGCTCGAGCTCGATCCGCCGCCGGTCTTCCGCGTCTACCTGCGGCGCGCGCACATCCGTTCGGTGCTGTGGCGAGGCGATCCGGAGGGCGCGTGGCAGCTCGTGCAGAAGTGGCGCGCGTCGATCGACGAGCTGGGTCGATTCGAAGAGCAGACCCGCGCGGGCATGGCGCTCGATGTCGCCGACGTCGCCTTCGCCCGGGGCGACCTCGACTCCGCGTGGGAGGCGGCGTCCATCCTGCTCGAGAGCCGCGTGGCCTCACCGGGCTGGGAACTGCCCCTCGCGGGGACGGCCGCCCGCGTGCTCGCCGCACGGCGTGCCCACGGCACGGATCCGGCGCGAGCGGCTGCCGACGAACAGCGACTGCGCTCCGCCCTCGACCGGTCCGCGCTGTGGCCGAGCCTGCCCTTCTGGTCCGCCGTCGTCGACGCCGAGCTCTCGGGACCGGCGGGCACCGGCGACGACCCGGAGGCATGGCGCCGCGCCGTCGCCGCCGCGCAGGCCCCCGAAGCTCCCGCGCTCGGCCGTTTGCAGTGCCGACTCGGACTCGCGCGAGCACTCACCGCCCACGGAGACCGTGCCGAGGCGCGGCGGGAGCTCGCCGACCTGCACGAACAGGCGACTGCGGTCGGATGCGCGCTCATCGCACGCTGGGCCGACGAACTGGCCGAACGCATCGCCCCGAGTGCCCCACGCACGACCGGCGAGAACGAGCTCACCGCGCGGGAGCAACAGGTGCTCGACCTCATCGCCGCAGGCGCGAGCAACGCCGAGATCGGGAGACGCCTCTACATCAGCGTGAAGACGGTGAGCGTGCACGTGTCGGCGATCCTGCGCAAGCTCGGCGCCACGAGCCGCACCGAGGCGGTGCACCGCGCGCTCGGGGCGTCCACGGATGACCGGCGTGTCGGCGGCTCACCGTAGCCTGCACACATGACTCGTGTTCAGTACTACGTCGCCTCGTCCCTCGACGGATTCATCGCCGCCCCGGGCGACGACCTCGACTGGTTGCTCGCGTTCGGCTTCGAGGAGTTCCAGGAGGGCTACGACGCGTTCTTCGCCGAGGTGGGAGCGATCGTCATGGGATCGCGCACCTACGAGTTCATCCGCGACTCCGGCGAGGAGTGGGCCTACGCGTCGACACCCGCGTGGGTGCTCACGACGCGCGAACTGACCTCCATCCCGGGTGCCGACATCCGCTTCTCGTCCGCGCCCCCGGCTGAGGTGCACGCCGAGGCGACGGCGGCCGCGAACGGACGCAACATCTGGGTCGTCGGCGGCGGCGTCGTCGCCGCACAGTGGGCCGAGGCAGGTCTGCTCGACGAGATGCTCGTGACGTACATGCCCGTCGTGCTCGGCCGCGGCGCTCCCCTGCTGCCGCTCTCGGCGACGCGTACGGGGCTCACGCTCGAGCGCACCCGCAGCTACCCGTCCGGCGCCCTCGAGGTGGTGTACCGGTTCTGAGCCGACCCAGACGGGCCCAGCCGAGGTCGATCGAGCATGGCGCTTGACCTTGTCACCGTGACACGCTCTGTAATCGATCACGGAGGTGGTCCGGATGACCCGAACACACGCGCCCGGCGCGGAATCGCGCTTGAGATCCGCGCTCGAATCGACCCACCCGTCCGTCCGTCCGTCTGCAAGCAGCGCTGACCGCGGGAACGCAGCCGCACGACGAGTACGTGGCGCCGATCATCGAACGGTGCGCCGTCGAACCCGATTTCTACGTGCGCGACATGCTCACCTGGGCGCTCACGCGTCACGATCCTGCTCGGACCGTCGACCTGTTGCTCGCCGAACTGGCCTCCCCCACGCCGCAAGCGCGCAGCCAGGCGTTGCACACGCTCTCGAAGATCGGCGATCGACGAGCGTGGTCGGCGATCACCGTCGAGCTGCTGCACGACGATGATGACGAAGTCGCTCGCGCCGCGTGGCGCACCGCCGTGGGCCTCGTTCCGGACGGCGAGAGGACCTCTCTCGCTGAACTGCTCGCGACCCAACTGGGTCGCGGAGGACTCGAGCTGCAACGCAGTCTGAGCCGCGCCCTCCTCGGACTCGGCGATGCGGCCTCGCCTGTCGTGACTGCCGCGATGACGGATCGCCGACCCGGCGTGCGCGCTCACGCCCTCGCCACCGAGCGACTTCTGCGCGACCCCGACGAGGATTTCGCCGCCGCCCTCCACGAGGCCCGCTGGGTCGTCGCGCTCCGCGCCGCGCCCGACTGGACGGAGTGACCACGTGCTGATCGGGGAGGTCTCCGCACGATCCGGCATCAGCACGCGGATGCTGCGGCACTACGACCGCGTCGGCCTGCTGTCGCCCTCGGGTCGGGAGCACGGCGCCTATCGCCGCTACTCCGACGACGACGTGCGGCGCCTGTTCTACATCGAGAGCCTGCGCTCCCTCGGCCTCACGCTCCGCGAGGTCGCGCTCGCCCTCGCCGACCCCTCGTTCGATCCGGCGTCCGTCGTGGAACGGCTCCTCGTCGGTACCCGTGCACGGCTCGCTCGCGAGCGGGAACTGCTCGACCGACTCGAGCGGGTCCACGCGAGCGCGCCCGACGCGTGGTCGGATGTGCTGCGCACCGTCGGGCTCGTTCGCGGACTCGACGCCGAGGACCCATCGACACGGCAGCGCATCGTGCTGTCGGGTGAGGCCGCAGCGCCGGCGGACGTCGCGCGCCTCGCAGAGGCCGCGCTACGCGAGACGGATCCGAATGCGGCTGGGGCTCTCGATTGGGCACTCGCCCGCATCGGCGAGAGCGCGGTCCCGCTGCTCGTGGCAGCCCTCGACTCCTCCGACCCCGACCGCAGACGGCGCGCGATCGAGGCCCTCGCGAAGCACCCGTCGCCCGAGGCGGAAGGCGCGCTCGTGCAGTCACTGCGGCACGTCGATCCGGTCGTGCGTGCACGGGCGGCTCTCGCGAGCGGCGCGCGCGGCGTGCTCGAGGCGGTGCCGCTGTTGCTCGCTCTCGTGGCCGACGGGCGCGGCGATGTCGAGGCATCCGAGGTGCTCGGCTCTCTCGCGGTCCGCCACGGGCAAGCGGATGCGGTCGCCCGCTTGATCGCCGACGAGTCGGTCGGCGCGCCCGATGCGGCCCGCGTGCGGCTCGCGGCAGCGCTCGCGGAGGTGCCGGGTTCGATCGCGGCGTCGATCCTCACCGCCTTCGCGAGCGACCCGGACCCGAGGGTGGCGGGCACCGCGACGTTCCTCCTCGCGGCACGGTCGCCCGAGGGGTGACCACGTGATGACCCGGCGTGCCGTCAGGGGCCTCCGAGGCGGTCCATCGATTCCGAGCCGGGCTAGTCCGCGTCGGTGCGGATGCGCTCGTGCTCGTCCTCCGGCAGCGGGCGGGCGACCGGGATGCGGCTGCCGAGCACCTGCGCGACCACGTCGCGCGCGATCTGCTGACCGGTGAGTCCCACCTGCTCGAAGATCTGCGACCGGGACGCGTGCGGCAGGAACTCGTCCGGCAGCCCGAGCTCGGTGACGGCGGTGTCGACCCCGGCGGCGCGCAGGTCCTGCCGCACCCGGGTGCCGATCCCGCCGACGCGCACGCCGTCTTCGATCGTCACGACGATGCGGTGCGACCGGCTGAACTCGATGACGCTTCCCGGCACGGGCACGACCCAACGCGGGTCGATGACGGTCGCGCCGATGCCCTGCTGCGCGAGACGCTCCGCCACCTGCAGCCCGACCGCGGCCATCGGCCCGACGGTCACGATGAGCACGT carries:
- a CDS encoding dihydrofolate reductase family protein, which produces MTRVQYYVASSLDGFIAAPGDDLDWLLAFGFEEFQEGYDAFFAEVGAIVMGSRTYEFIRDSGEEWAYASTPAWVLTTRELTSIPGADIRFSSAPPAEVHAEATAAANGRNIWVVGGGVVAAQWAEAGLLDEMLVTYMPVVLGRGAPLLPLSATRTGLTLERTRSYPSGALEVVYRF
- a CDS encoding HEAT repeat domain-containing protein, with protein sequence MAPIIERCAVEPDFYVRDMLTWALTRHDPARTVDLLLAELASPTPQARSQALHTLSKIGDRRAWSAITVELLHDDDDEVARAAWRTAVGLVPDGERTSLAELLATQLGRGGLELQRSLSRALLGLGDAASPVVTAAMTDRRPGVRAHALATERLLRDPDEDFAAALHEARWVVALRAAPDWTE
- a CDS encoding HRDC domain-containing protein, whose product is MPSVTDAPLEQAPHEPVIVIDTREGYLDAVRRIAEGEGPVAVDAERASGFRYSQRAYLIQIYRRGAGVFLFDPPAIGRFDELAEVIRDEEWVLHAASQDLACLREVGLEPTRLFDTELGARLAGLPRVGLGTVVEDLLGIHLAKEHSAADWSTRPLPQSWLVYAALDVELLVDLRDRMAELLASSDKTDIAEQEFHAVLTRETKPARTDPWRRLSGLHAVRGSRGLAVARELWNARDEYAREVDTAPGRLLPDASITAVARTLPRTKRDLASLKEFTGRASRSQLDRWWEAVERGLTTEDLPKQRVPGDTLPPPRAWADRNPEADRRLKAARSLVAGLAEQRELPVENLLTPEALRRVAWTPPMPLELESLRAALAEHGARPWQIDATAQTILDAFVEADQTPSSDDEPAS
- a CDS encoding helix-turn-helix transcriptional regulator — protein: MGSSTGQARMVGRDAEWATLRRLADESARGSARLAVIGGEAGIGKSRLVEEFTAALPSGTLVLRGQCAGAVSVPYAPFARVVRGLVAELGLDTVLDAAGANRPTLETLLDGGTPQGTLDERLGVDRLNGAVTNLFEHLSADRSLVVVIEDVHWADPASLELIRFLARVLVDGAVLFVLTYRSDDVPRGHPLRPLLADLDRNRRAERVLLPRLTAAQVRAQAYSLLGAVPTGDHVRRLVERSEGVPFFVEELVATGRALDRGQVPESLRDVLLARYEALDDSAQRVVRVLAAGGGRVDHDLLAIVSGEAPDRLERALRDAIDAGVIVVDGHGYDFRHALVRDAVHAELLPGESVRFHTAYAHALETGGSDSSTRVTRSVLLSFHWSQAHDSERTFSASIEAMQASHAAFAYASAAQMAERALELWDRVDDPVASSGMSHVDLLARAAALWRNAGDIPRAIAILDSALAEVGDSDRARAAALLRDKAAALGFDGRPSAIEVYEQALAHALQVDDATLRVSILAPLAAQYMVTGRIDEAVAAADRALEEAPPGAARHASVAANVRGSTRLQNGRIAEGEADLELAKRLAGEERGPLLRYYVNASDAMQLLGRFERALDIASEGYEMARRVGVERTTGAVLAVNSIDPLFSLGDWDRADRLIETALELDPPPVFRVYLRRAHIRSVLWRGDPEGAWQLVQKWRASIDELGRFEEQTRAGMALDVADVAFARGDLDSAWEAASILLESRVASPGWELPLAGTAARVLAARRAHGTDPARAAADEQRLRSALDRSALWPSLPFWSAVVDAELSGPAGTGDDPEAWRRAVAAAQAPEAPALGRLQCRLGLARALTAHGDRAEARRELADLHEQATAVGCALIARWADELAERIAPSAPRTTGENELTAREQQVLDLIAAGASNAEIGRRLYISVKTVSVHVSAILRKLGATSRTEAVHRALGASTDDRRVGGSP
- a CDS encoding thiolase family protein produces the protein MAANTEVVFVDGVRTPFGRAGEKGMYWNTRADDLIVKAMIGLLERNPNVPKDRIDDVAIAATTQQGDQGLTLGRTAAILAGLPKTVPGYAIDRMCAGAMTSVTTVAGAIAFGAYDLAIAGGVEHMGRHPMGFGADPNPRFLSERLVSEDALNMGKTAERIHDRFPHLTKERSDRFAMNSQRKVAAAYEANRIQPDLVPVAIRSDEGWGLATRDELMRPETTMEGLAGLRTPFRPHGRVTAGNSSGLTDGATVSLIASADAAKELGLTVKMKMVSFAFSGVDPEIMGIGPVPSTEKALRKAGLTIDDIGLFDLNEAFAVQVLALLDHFGIDDDDPRVNPWGGAIALGHPLASSGVRLMIQLARQFEEHPEVRYGLTAMCVGLGQGGSVIWENPHYTGKRKK
- a CDS encoding HEAT repeat domain-containing protein, coding for MLIGEVSARSGISTRMLRHYDRVGLLSPSGREHGAYRRYSDDDVRRLFYIESLRSLGLTLREVALALADPSFDPASVVERLLVGTRARLARERELLDRLERVHASAPDAWSDVLRTVGLVRGLDAEDPSTRQRIVLSGEAAAPADVARLAEAALRETDPNAAGALDWALARIGESAVPLLVAALDSSDPDRRRRAIEALAKHPSPEAEGALVQSLRHVDPVVRARAALASGARGVLEAVPLLLALVADGRGDVEASEVLGSLAVRHGQADAVARLIADESVGAPDAARVRLAAALAEVPGSIAASILTAFASDPDPRVAGTATFLLAARSPEG
- a CDS encoding 3-hydroxyacyl-CoA dehydrogenase NAD-binding domain-containing protein, giving the protein MTDTTTRFDRLAELSTDEVVTHSFVRDVPLRSGRTLALVTLDNGRDHTRPNTLGPASLLEFASVMDALTERARAGEIHGVAVTGKPFILAAGADLSKVSEIPDRETGKQMAQLGHWALGKLSELGVPSFVFINGLALGGGVEIGLNADYRTIDRSIPALALPEVFLGIIPGWGGAWLLPNLIGIENALKVIIENPLKQNRTLKGQEAFELGIADAIFEPANFLEDSLKWADGVIGGQITVKRPHQPGKLERAIKWDAAIGIARKTLQSRIGEVAESPYRALELIKAAKNTDKATGFAAEDDALADLISGDQFRASIYAFNLVQKRAKKPAGAPDKALARPVTKVGVLGAGLMASQFALLFVRRLQVPVVITDLDQARVDKGLEYIRGEIDALLQKGRISPDDANRLNALVTGTTDKADFADCDWVIEAVFEELEVKQQVFAEVEQHISPDAILATNTSSLSVERIGAKLAHPERVVGFHFFNPVAVMPLIEVVRTPATTDETLATAMAVAAKLKKNAVLVKDAPGFVVNRILAKLLGEAMHAVDSGTPFKVVDESITPFGLPMAPFELLELVGLKVGAHVLDTHHAAFPDRFFASENLHRLAEHGRIFERDAKGKIKGYDKQAERIVAGGTAPLTGEQLLRRIEDGLADEVKRMLDDGVVSAPEDIDLCLILGAGYPFQMGGVTPYLDRVGASQRVFGDTFHHPPIRGVR